The genomic interval AGCGGCGACACATAGCGGTAGCTCAGCTGGCCGCCATTGCCATAGCTGGCGCCGCTGGCCACCTGGGCTGCGCGCTCGACCACGGTCACGCCGAAGCCCGCTTCGAGCAGCCACCAGGCCGAACTCAGGCCGACGACGCCGCCGCCGATGACGACCACCTGTTCCCTTGCTTGCGACATGTTTTGCTGGATTCCTCGCTGCATCCCGACACTTTATTGTTGTTGACCGACGTGGGTACCCGCACCAGGGAAGAGCTTAGGTGCAAGACCGTATCGCCCGCCAATGAAAGTGGCAGCCCACCTCATAACCGGCAGTCATGTGCGTTCTGCCGGCCATCCCCCTGCATCAGCCGGCAATGGCGTGACGAAACATGCTGCTCAAGATCTGCTCCTCGAAGCGCGCCAGTGCCGAATAGCGCCCTTGCTGCGTTTCCGGATCGGCCGAGGTGCCGCCGACGAGCACGATCAGGCCGTTGCGGCGCTCCCGGTCCAGCGCGAACACCGAGCGCAGGCCATAGGCGTCGCCGAGGTGGCCGACGGCGTCGAAACCTTCCACCAGGCGCCGCCCCGGTTCGTCCGGGAACTGGGCATTGCCCAGGCCCCAGACCTTGAAGAGGCCATGCAGGGTGTCGCCATTTTGCCCATCGGCGCGCCACCCGGGTGTGAACATGCGCTCGAGCGTGGCCGCCTGCAGGATGCGCTGGTTGCCATGGCGGCCGCCGTTCATCAGCATCAGCATCACGGTGCCGAGCTCGCGCGCCGAGATGCGCAGGCCGCCGGTCGGGCTGAACGGGGTCGCGTTCTCGCCGAGGACGTAGCGTTCGAGGCCAGGCGGGGGCGGTGGGGGACGAACAGCGTCGACCTGGGCGATCCAGGGACCATTCGCATCCCACACTTCGGTGTCGACGGTGCGCTTGCGATACAGGGTGGCAAGGTTACCGAGTGCCGCCGGCGCCAGTTCGGCCGGGTTGTAGCCGGCCTCCAGACCGAGCGGCGCCAGCAGCAGCTGCCGCATCAGGCGGTCGAAACGCGCGCCGGCCACGCGCTCCATCAGGGTGCCGATGATGCCCCAGCCGAGATTGCAATACGTGAAATAAGCGCCGGGCGCGGCCGCGTTGCCCACATGCGGCCCTCCCCATGCAGCGGGCCGCCAGGCATCAGGAAATCGCGCAGCGGGGTACCGGCCGGGAAGGAATAGCCGGCGTCGTCGCGCAACGAGGACGTGTGGGTCAGCAACTGGCGCAGGGTGATGGGGCGGTCGGGGAAGTGCGGGTTGCGCAGGCTGAAACCGAGCGCTTGGGAAACGTCCTCGTCCAGCTTGACCTTGCCCGCCTCGACCAGGCGCATCAGGCCCAACGTCGTCATCATTTTCGAAACCGAGGCGATGCGGTACAGGGTATCGGGCGTGGCGGGGGCATCGGCTTCGCCAGGCCCGCCGATGCGACGGCGGCCGAAGGCGCGCGCATACACCGGTTTGCCGGCGCGGATGGCCAGCACCGACAGGCTGGCCAGTTCGCATGCCGGGTCGGCGGCGATGGCGGCCAGCTCCGCGTCGAGCCGGGCGAAACCGCTGCGCTTGCCGGAGGCCGGCGCAGCCGCCAGCACCGGCCCCATTCCGCCCAGCAATGCAAGTCCGAGCAGTGCTCTCCTGCTTCCGTTCATCTGTCCCCCGAGTTGGCGCCCGCCTGGGCCGGTCGAGCATACGACGCGTTGCCCGCGCCTCCCAATGAAATGGCGTGAACGCGGCATAAGCTTTTGTTATGCTGCCGCGGCGGGCGCATCCGGACGATGCGCCTGCAACATTCTACGGTCGCAGCTGCCGGGCTGCCGTACACTTGGGCACAGCACCGCCACCAGAACATGAGTAAGCCAATGACCGACTTCAAGGTCGATGCCAACGACAATTCGCCGCTGTACATGCAGCTGGCGCGCAAATTGACCCAGGACGTGCGCGAGGGCCGCTACCAGGCCGACCAGGCGCTGCCTTCGGAGCGCACCCTGTCCGAGCAGCAGGGCGTCTCGCGCGTGACCGCCCGAAAAGCCATCGACCAGCTGGTCGAGCAGGGCCTGGTGGTGCGCCGCCGCGGTTCGGGCAACTATATTGCACCGCGTATCGAGCAGCCGTTGTCGAACCTGTCGAGCTTTTTCCGAGCAGTTGCAGCAGCGCGGCTATACCCCGAACTCGCACTGGCTGAAACGCGAGGTCGCCGCGGCCGACCCCGACGAGCAGCTGGCGCTGGGCCTGTCGCCGGGCGCGCGGGTGGCGCGTCTGGCCCGCCTGCGCCTGGCCGACGAGGTCGTCATGGCCTATGAAACGAGCGTCATTCCCGCCAGCGTGCTGCCGCGACCGCAGGAAGTGGCCCATTCGCTGTATGCCTACCTGGACGGCAGCGGCCAGATGCCGGTGCGCGCCCTGCAGCACATCCGCGCCATGAATGCATCAAAAGAACTCGCTGCGCGCCTGGGCGTGCCGGAAGGGCAGGCAGTACTATTCATTACCCGCGTCGGCTATCTGGAATCGGGGGTGGCCGTCGAACTGACGCATTCTTATTGCCGCAGCGATTACTACGATTTCGTGGCCGAGCTGCGCCGCGCTCCGGGCTGAAGTCAACGAGCAGGCGCCGCATAACTTTTCGGAATAATGACGGGCCTTCCTTTCATGGAAGATGTTAGTCAATTGGTATTACACTGGTTTTGTCAATCATTCCGTTAGAACCATTTCCGCCATGCTGAAGACCGAAACCCCAGCCCAGGACCACGCCCTGCTCGACCAGTACCCGACCGTGGAGCTGGTCAATGCGCTGGTGGACGATCAGCGCACTGCGGCCGATGCGGTGCGCGTCGCCGCCCCCGCCTGGCCGCCGCCGTCACGGCCGCGCTGCCGCGCATGGAGGCGGGCGGGCGCCTGGTGTATGTCGGTGCCGGCACCTCTGGCCGCCTCGACCTGCTCGACAGCGTGGAACTGTAT from Massilia sp. Se16.2.3 carries:
- a CDS encoding serine hydrolase; this encodes MGNAAAPGAYFTYCNLGWGIIGTLMERVAGARFDRLMRQLLLAPLGLEAGYNPAELAPAALGNLATLYRKRTVDTEVWDANGPWIAQVDAVRPPPPPPGLERYVLGENATPFSPTGGLRISARELGTVMLMLMNGGRHGNQRILQAATLERMFTPGWRADGQNGDTLHGLFKVWGLGNAQFPDEPGRRLVEGFDAVGHLGDAYGLRSVFALDRERRNGLIVLVGGTSADPETQQGRYSALARFEEQILSSMFRHAIAG
- a CDS encoding serine hydrolase; translation: MLGGMGPVLAAAPASGKRSGFARLDAELAAIAADPACELASLSVLAIRAGKPVYARAFGRRRIGGPGEADAPATPDTLYRIASVSKMMTTLGLMRLVEAGKVKLDEDVSQALGFSLRNPHFPDRPITLRQLLTHTSSLRDDAGYSFPAGTPLRDFLMPGGPLHGEGRMWATRPRPALISRIAISAGASSAP